A section of the Pseudorasbora parva isolate DD20220531a chromosome 2, ASM2467924v1, whole genome shotgun sequence genome encodes:
- the LOC137049735 gene encoding WW domain-binding protein 2-like, translating to MTLNQNHHPNGGVLIQAGESILRECKNVELSFSDITPKNDLFKGTKKGSVYLTQYRVVFVSSVMKDKFCSFMFPYYLMKNCSIEQPVFAANYIQGLIKAEAGGGWEGQANFKMSFPSGGAIELGQHLFKLATNASRAPPAQNGGFGLAAGMNGYASPAMPQPYPYPSMPQAAYNPYPYPPTAAGVYPSAPMYMAPPPPYPGPPQDWCPPPVAPGNAKAAEAASSAFYNPSNPHSVYMPMDQPPPYFPPENPDKKNM from the exons ATGACACTAAACCAAAACCATCACCCCAACGGAGGAGTGCTGATCCAGGCCGGAGAGag CATCCTACGAGAATGCAAGAATGTCGAACTGTCCTTCAGTGACATCACACCCAAGAACGACCTTTTTAAGGGGACCAAGAAGGGCTCCGTCTACCTCACCCAGTACAGG gtGGTGTTCGTGAGCAGTGTGATGAAAGATAAGTTCTGCTCCTTCATGTTCCCGTATTACCTGATGAAGAACTGCAGCATCGAGCAGCCGGTGTTCGCCGCAAACTACATCCAGGGTCTGATCAAAGCTGAGGCGGGAG gtGGCTGGGAAGGTCAGGCCAACTTTAAGATGTCTTTCCCCAGCGGCGGTGCCATCGAGCTGGGACAGCACCTCTTCAAGCTGGCCACTAACG CTTCTCGAGCTCCTCCGGCTCAGAACGGAGGTTTCGGATTGGCCGCAGGGATGAATGGATACGCCAGTCCAGCCATGCCTCAGCCGTACCCGTATCCCAGCATGCCTCAGGCCGCGTACAACCCCTACCCATACCCCCCCACTGCTGCAg GTGTGTATCCCAGCGCTCCCATGTACATGGCTCCGCCTCCTCCATATCCCGGACCACCACAGGACTGGTGTCCTCctccag TCGCTCCAGGAAATGCCAAAGCAGCAGAAGCGGCCAGCAGTGCATTTTACAATCCCAGCAACCCTCACAGCGTCTACATGCCCatg GATCAGCCGCCTCCGTATTTTCCTCCTGAAAATCCCGATAAGAAGAACATGTGA